In Arthrobacter sp. MN05-02, the genomic stretch TCTTGCCGTCGATGGTCCTGGTGACCACCTGGGGCTTGCCGACCGTGAGCTCGAAGCCCTCGCGGCGCATCTGCTCCACGAGGATGGCCAGCGCGAGCTCGCCGCGGCCCTGGACCTCCCACGCGTCGGGACGCGCGGTGGGCAGGACGCGGAGCGACACGTTGCCGATGAGCTCCTTGTCGAGGCGGTCCTTGACCTGGCGGGCGGTGACCTTCGCGCCCTTGACCTTGCCGGCGAGCGGCGAGGTGTTGATACCGATGGTCACGGAGATCGCAGGGTCGTCGACGGTGATCAGCGGCAGCGGCTGGGGGTTGTCGACATCGGTGAGGGTCTCACCGATGGTGATGCCCCTCGATACCGGCGACGGCGACGATCTCGCCGGGTCCCGCGGAATCGGTGGGAACGCGGTCGAGCGCCTTGGTGGCGAGGAGCTCGGTGATCTTGACGGTCTTCAGCTCGCCGTTCTGGCGGGCCCAGGCCACCTGCTGGCCCTTGCGCAGCGTGCCGTTGAAGATCCGGAGCAGCGCGAGGCGGCCGAGGAACGGCGACGCGTCCAGGTTGGTGACGTGTGCCTGCAGGACACCCTCCGGGTTGTACCGCGGTGCCGGGATGTGCTCGATGATCGTCTGGAACAGGGGCTCCAGGTTGTCGTTGGTCGGCACCGTGCCGTCCGCGGGCTGCTCGAGCGATGCGGCGCCGGCGCGGGCCGCGGCGTAGACCACGGGTACGTTGAGGATCGAGTCGAGGTCGAGGTCGGGGACCTCGTCCGCGAGGTCGGACGCGAGGCCGAGGAGCAGGTCCATGGACTCGCTGACGACCTCCTCGATGCGGGAGTCGGGGCGGTCGGTCTTGTTGACCAGCAGCACCACGGGGAGCTTGGCCGCGAGGGCCTTGCGGAGGACGAAGCGGGTCTGGGGCAGCGGGCCCTCGGACGCGTCGACGAGCAGGACGACGCCGTCGACCATGGACAGACCGCGCTCGACCTCGCCACCGAAGTCGGCGTGGCCCGGGGTGTCGATGACGTTGATGGTGATCGTCTCGCCCTTGGCGGACGGGCCGTCGTAGAACACCGTGGTGTTCTTCGCGAGGATGGTGATGCCCTTCTCGCGCTCGAGGTCGCCCGAGTCCATGACGCGGTCGGCGACGTCACCGTGCGCGGCGAACGAGTTGGTCTGCTTCAGCATGGCATCGACCAGGGTGGTTTTTCCGTGGTCAACGTGGGCCACGATGGCTACGTTGCGGAGATCGCTGCGGACAGCGGTGTTGCCTGTGGTTTCAGACATGCGTGAGGACTCAATTCAGTATCAACTGCGGGGAAAGTGACGGCGGCTGCAGTGCGCGCCCTCCACCCAGTCTAGGCGAGAGGTAAAAACAGACCTAATGCGCCCTGTCAATCAGCGTCCGGATTCGCTGTGGGCGCACAGCGGCGGCGGCCCCCGGGAGGGGAACCGCCGCCGTCGCCCCGCGTTCGGCGCAGTATGCGCCGTCGTAGAAAGCCGCTATGCGACCTCGGGAGGCAGCACGAGTCCGGCGCCGGGGATCGCCGCGAGCAGCGCCTGCGTGTACGCGGTCTTCGGGTTGTCGAACACCTCGTCCGTGGTCCCCTGCTCCACGAGCCTGCCCTTCTCCATGACGGCCACGGAGTCGGCGATCTGCCGGACCACCGCGAGGTCGTGGGTGATGAAGAGGTAGCTCAGGCCGAGCTCGGACTGCAGGTCGGCGAGCAGGTTCAGGATCTGCGCCTGCACCAGCACGTCGAGCGCCGAGACGGCCTCGTCGCAGATCACGACCTCCGGGTCCAGGGCCAGGGCGCGGGCGATCGCCACGCGCTGGCGCTGGCCGCCGGACAGCTCGTTGGGGAAGCGCTGCATCATCGCGGACGGCAGTGCCACCTGGTCGAGCAGCTCGCGCACCTTCTTCTCCCGGCTCTTCGCGTCGCCCACCCCGTGGACACGGAGCGGCTCCTCGATGGTCCGGTAGATGTTGTACATCGGATCGAGTGAACCGTAGGGGTCCTGGAAGATCGGCTGCACGCGGCGGCGGAAGTCGAACATCTCCTTGCGGCCGAGCGTGGTGATGTCCACGCCGTCGAAGCGGATGCTGCCCGACGTCGCCCCTTCCAGTCCGAGGACCATCTTCGCGACGGTCGACTTGCCCGAGCCCGACTCGCCGACGACGGCGGTCGTGGTGCCGCGGGCGATCGAGAAGGACACCTTGTCCACCGCGGTGAAGTCCGTGGACTTGCCCCAGCTCCCGCGGATCTTGAAGACCTTGGTCAGGTCCTCGACCTCGATCACCGTGTCCGGCGAAGCACTCTTCGCTGCAGCCGGCGCGAGCAGGTCCTCCGTCTCGATGCCGGCCCGCTTCGCCGACGCGATGCGGCGCGACGCGATCGACGGCGCGGACGCCACGAGCTTCTGCGTGTACGGGTGGCGCGGGTTGGTCAGCAGTTCGAGGGCGGGTCCTGCCTCGACGACCTGCCCCTTGTACATGACGATCACCTTGTGCGCGCGCTCGGCCGCGAGGCCGAGGTCGTGCGTGATGAGCAGCACGGCGGTACCGAGCTCCTCCGTCATGGTGTCCAGGTGGTCGAGGATCTGCCGCTGCACGGTGACGTCCAGGGCCGATGTCGGCTCGTCGGCGATGAGCAGCCGAGGACGGCAGGACAGGCCGATGGCGATGAGGGCACGCTGGCGCATGCCGCCCGAGAACTCGTGGGGGTACTGGTTCGCACGCGACTCGGCGTCGGGCAGGCCCGCCTCCGAGAGCACCTTCGCCACGTCCTGCGGGCCGCTCGGCAGGCCGTTGGCCTTCAGCGTCTCCCTGACCTGGAAGCCGATCTTCCACACCGGGTTCAGGTTGGACATGGGGTCCTGCGGCACCATGCCGATGGACGACCCCCGGAGCTCGATGATGCGCTTCTCCGACGCGGAGGTGATGTCCTCCCCGTCGAAGATGATGCTGCCGTTCGAGACGCGGCCGTTGGCGGGCAGGAGGCCGATGGCGGCGAGCGCCGTCGTCGACTTGCCGGAGCCCGACTCCCCCACGATCGCGACGGTCTCGCCGGGCATCACGGTCAGGTGCGCGTTGCGCACCGCCGGGACGTCCCCGTTCGACGTCGAGAAGGTGATGGCGAGGTCGCGGAGTTCGAGCAGCGGCTGCGGCATGCCCGAGGGCGATGCGCCCGTTGCGGTGCTGGTGCTGTGGCTCATCGTTTGCGTGCCTTCGGATCGAGAGCGTCACGCAGGGCGTCGCCCAGCATGATGAAGCTCAGAACGGTGATCGACAGCGCGAGGCCCGGCCAGAAGATGGCCATGGGGTTGCTGCGCAGCGACGGCTTCGCGGAGAAGATGTCGTTCCCCCACGACATGACGTCCGGCGGCAGTCCGATGCCGAGGAACGACAGCGTCGATTCCGCCACGATGAACGTGCCCAGGGAGATCGTCGCGATGACGATCACCGGTGCGAGCGCGTTCGGGATGACGTGCTTGACGAGTGAGCCCAGCGGCGAGACGCCGAGGGACCGGGCGGCCGTCACGAAGTCCGCATTGCGCACCTCGATGACCGCAGCCCGCGTGATGCGCGCGATCTGCGGCCAGCCGAACGCCACGAGGATGACCACCAGCGTCCACACGTTGCGGTTCTGCTGGAAGACGGGGAGCTGCACCACGACGATCGCGCCGAGGATGAGCGGCAGGGCGAAGAAGATGTCGCCCACGCGGGCGAGGACCGCGTCCACCCAGCCGCCGAAGAAGCCGGCCAGCGCACCGATCAGCCCTCCGATGAGGACCACGCCGAGCGTGGCGAACAGGCCCACGGTGAGGGAGGACTGCGTGCCGTAGACGACACGGGAGAGGATGTCGCAGCCCTGCACGGTGAAGCCCAGCGGGTGGCCGGGGGCCGGTCCGCCGTCGGAGTTCTCGAGTAGGCAGTTCTCGTTCGGCGGCTCGTTGGTGAAGATCCCGGGGAACAGCGCCACGAAGACCACCGCGAGGATCAGGACGGCGCTGATGAGGAACAGCGGCTGCTTGCGCAGGCTGCGCCACGCCTCGCCCCACAGGCTGCGGGGCGCGACGTCGGAGACCGCGCTGTCGGTGGCCCGCACCGGTGTCTCGTCGGGATCCGCCACGAAGTGCTCGATCGGGTAGGCGGACTTCTTGGTGCGTGCCACGGGGGTGGGCGCCCCGGCGGGACCTTGCGTCCCGAGGGAGGTGGGTGTTGGTTCAGGCATATCGAATCCTTGGGTCCAGCCACGCGTACAGGAGATCCACCAGCAGGTTCGCGAGGCAGAAGATGAGGATCAGGAACGTGACGATCGAGACGACCATCGGTCCGTCACCGTTCAGCACGGCACGGTAGAGGGTGTTGCCGACCCCGTTGACGTTGAAGATCCCTTCGGTGACGATCGCGCCGCCCATGAGGGCGCCGAGGTCGGCTCCGAGGAAGGTCACCACGGGGATCAGCGAGTTGCGGAGGACGTGCACGACGACGACGCGCCGGCGGCTGAGGCCCTTGGCCGTGGCCGTCCGGACGTAGTCCGCGTTCACGTTCTCGATGATGCTGGTGCGGGTCAGGCGCAGGACGTACGCGAAGGACACCAGGCCGAGGACCACCGCCGGAAGCAGGAGCTCCGAGATGGTGGCGTCGCCGCTGACCGTCGGGTTGGTCCATTGGAGCTTGACCCCGATGAGGAACTGCATCAGGAAGCCGAGCACGAAGATGGGCACGGCGATGACGATCAGGGACAGGACGAGGACGGAGGAGTCGAACAGCTTGCCCTTGCGCAGGCCGGCGATGAGGCCGAAGACGATGCCGAAGACCGCTTCGATGACGAGGGCCATGACGGCGAGTTTCGCCGTGGTCGGGAAGACCTCGGCGATGATGGTGGCGATCGGTCGGCCCGAGAAGTTGGTGCCGAGGTCGAACGTCAGCACGCCCTTGAGGTACAGCAGGTACTGGATCCAGAAGGGCTGGTCGAGGTTGTACTGCTCGCGCAGGCCGGCGACGACGGCCGGGGTGCAGCCGCGCTCGCCGCAGATGGCGGCGGTGGCGTCGCCGGGAAGGCTGAAGACGAGGAAGTACACCAGCAGGGTGGCGCCGAGGAAGACCGGGATCAGCTGCAGGAAGCGTCGGACGATGTACCAGACCATCAGTGCGCACCTCCCGGTGCGGCATGCGTCCCGACGGGGCGCAGGTGGGGGTAGCTCATGAGGTGGGAAACCTTTTCGTTGGCACGGAAAAGGGGCCTGCCCTGTGCCGGGCAGGCCCCGAGACCGCTACGGGTTACTTGCCGGTGATGGCGTAGTAGAGCGGAACACCGTTCCAGCCGAACTCGACGTTGTCCACGTTGTTGCTCCAGCCGCCCTGGGCGACCTGGTACCACAGCGGGATGGCCGGGAGGTCCTCGAGGAGCTGCTCCTGGGCCGTGTTCATGGCCTCGTTGCCCTCCTCGACGGAGCTGGCGGCGAGGCCGTCGGTCAGCTGCTGATCGAACTCGGGGTTGCTGTACCGGGCGTCGTTGGACCCTGCGCCGGTGGCGTAGATGGGTCCGAGGAAGTTGTACAGCGACGGGTAGTCGGCCTGCCAGCCGGCACGCAGGGCACCCGAGAGGGTTTCCTCCGTGGCTTCGGTCCGGGCTTCCTTGAACGTCGCGTACGGCTTGCCCGCGACCTCGATGCCGAGATTGTTCTTGATGTTGTTCACCACGGCCTCGACCCACGTCTTGTGGTCACCCTTGTCGGCGTTGTAGCCGATGGTCAGGGGCTGCGACTCGTCGTAGGGTGCGATCTCCTCGGCGTCGGCCCAGAGCTGCTTGGCCTTCTCCGGGTCGTACTCGAGGTTCTCGCTGCCCGGCAGGTCCTCGCTGTAGCCGTCGAGGACGGGTGCGGTGAAGTCCTTCGCGGGCGTGCGGCCGTTGTTGAAGATCACGGAGGTGATCTCGTCGCGGTTGATCGCCATCGAGAGCGCCTGGCGGCGGAGCTTGCCGGCCTCGCCGTCCCAGTTCGGGAGGTAGTACGGGATGGCGATGGTCTGGTTGCCCGCGTACGGCGACTCGATCGAACGCTCACCGAGGTCGTTCTTGAAGTTCTTGATGTCGCTCGTCGGGATCGTCTTCAGGACGTCCAGGTTGTCCGAGATCAGGTCCTGGTAGGCCGTGGTGTCGTTCTGGTAGATCTTGAACGTCACACCGGCGTTCTGGGCGGCCTGGGGGCCCTCGTACTCGTCGTTCGGCACGAGTTCGATCTGCTGGTTGTGCTGCCAGGCACCCTCGGACGCGAACTTGTAGGGCCCGTTGCCGATCGGGTTCTCGCCGAAGGCGGCGGGATCCTCGAGGGCGGCGGCCGGCAGCGGGAAGAACGCGCTGTAGCCGAGGCGCAGCGGCCAGTCGGACTCGGGCTGGGCCAGCTTGACCGTGAACGTCCGGTCGTCGACGACGGTGAGGCCGCTCATGGTCTCCACGGTGGAGCCCTCGGCACTGGCCTCGTCATAGCCTTCGATGCTCTCGAAGAAGTAGCTCGAGAGCTGGGCGTTCTTCGCTGCGGCACCGTAGTTCCAGGCGTCCACGAAGGAGCTCGCGGTGACGGGGTCACCGTTGGTGAAGGTCTTGCCTTCCTTGAGCGTGATCGTGTAGTTCTGGGCGTCCTCGGTCTCGATGGACTCCGCCATCTCGTTCTGGGGCTTGCCGTCCGCGTCGTAGCTGACGAGGCCCGCGAAGATGAGGTCGAGGATCGCTCCGCCGCCCACCTCGTTGGTGCTGGTGGGGATCAGCGGGTTCTGGGGCTCGGAGCCGTCCACCACGATGACGGCGTCGGTGGTGCCGCCTCCCGTGCTGGATTCAGTGCTTCCGCCGCCGCATGCACTCAGCGACAGGACGGCGATGGCCGCGACGCTGAGCATTCTGGAAGTGCGCGTGAAACGCATTCCGCCTCCTAGGTATTGGGTCGTTCCGGCGTTGATGTGGCCGGGATAGTGGCTCTGCAGAGAGCGAGAGCCAACTCACACCGGAAGATTCTATGCCCGTTCAGTTGCTTCTCTGAACATCCGGGGAGGAAGGGCTCCCAGCGTCCTTTCAGCTTCGGCTCCCCGGGCGCATTTCCGCAGGCCAGCGCGGGCTGTTCGGCCGGATCACACTTTCATAACGGGAGCGCAGCAGGGCACCCCAGCACAGTACGGGCGGACGGACGGCACACGGGATTCTCGCGACACCGGTCACGGCAGGGCACGCACGGGACCCACGGAAGAGCCCGCCCTGCCGGCAGGCAGGACGGGCGTCATCGCTGGTGCGGGACGATCAGTCGGTCGATGCCAGGAGCTTCGCCCGCAGTTCACGGCGCTCGCGCTGCTTCGCCGGATCGGGCAGCGGAACGGCTGCCAGCAGGCGCTGGGTGTACGGGTCCTGCGGGCTGCGGAGGATCTGGTCACGGGTGCCCTGCTCCACGATCCGGCCGCGCTTCATCACGCAGATGTAGTCCGCGAGCACATCGACGACGGCGAGGTCGTGGGTGACGAACAGGCAGGCGAAGCCGAGCTCGCGCTGCAGGTTCTGGAAGAGCTCGAGGACCTTGGCCTGCACGGACACGTCCAGGGCCGACGTCGGTTCGTCCGCGACCATCAGCTTCGGCTTCAGCGACAGCGCCCGCGCGATGCCCACGCGCTGCTTCTGGCCGCCGGAGAGCTCGTGGGGATAGCGGTTGCGGTAGGAACGCGGCAGTTCCACCTGGTCGAGCAGCGTCTCGATGCGTTTCTGCAGCTCACCACCCTTGGCCTCACCCGCGAGGAACATCGGCTCGCCGATGCTCTCACCGATCGGCAGCCGGGGATTCAGCGACGACGAGGGGTCCTGGAACACCATCCCGACATGGCGCCGTACCGCCACGAGCTCCCTGGACGTGGGCCGAAGACCCGAGATGTCGGTGCCCACGACCTTCAGCGACCCGCCGGCCACGGGCAGCAGGCCGACGGCGGCCCGGCCGATGGTGGTCTTGCCGGAGCCCGATTCGCCGACGAGCCCGATGACCTGCCCGGGGTAGACGGTGAGGTTCGCGCCTTCCACCGCCCGGAAGGCCGGAACCCGACCCTGCTTCGGGTACTCGATCGCGACATCGACGAGCTCGAGCACCGGCTCGGCGGCGGGACGGACCACCTCGTCCTCCGCCGCGAGGTGGGCGAGGACCTCCTGCTCACGCCGTTCCAGCTCGTCGTGATCGATCGTCTGCAACTCGGTGTGCGTTGCCGCCGCCAGTGCCGCGGTGATGTCGACGTCGTCGTCCCCGTCCCCCTGCCCGAGGTGGGGCACGGCGGCGAGCAGGGCCTTCGTGTACTCGTGCTGCGGAGCGTTGAAGATCTGCTCCGCCGTGCCGGTCTCCACGATGCGTCCCTTGCGCATCACGGCGATCCTGTCGGCGAGGTCCGCCACCACGCCCATGTCGTGCGTGATCAGCACGATCGCGCTGTTGAGCTGGTTCCGCAGGTTGCGCATGAGGTCGAGGATCTCGGCCTGGACGGTGACGTCGAGGGCCGTGGTCGGCTCGTCGGCGATCAGGAGCTTGGGATCGCAGGACAGCGACTGGGCGATCATCGCGCGCTGGCGCTGGCCGCCGGACAGCTGGTGCGGGTAGGAGCGGAACGCCTTGTCGGGATCCGGCAGCTCGACCATCTGCAGCAGGCGCAATGCACGCTGTCTCGCCTCGTCCGGGGAGATCTCGTTGTGCAGGCGCAGCGTCTCGACGATCTGGAACCCGACGGTGTACACGGGGTTCAGGGCCGTCATGGGCTCCTGGAAGATGACCGCGACGTCGTTGCCGCGGATCTGCCGCAGCTTCGCCGGCGGCATCGTCAGCACGGACTTGCCGTTGAGCAGCACCTCCCCCGTGACCCGGCTGTTGGAGGGCAGCAACCCGAGCAGCGACATGGAGCTGGCACTCTTGCCCGAACCGGACTCCCCGACGATCGCCAGCACCTCGCCGGCATTCACCTCGTAGTTGAGGTCGATCGCCGCCGGGACCCACTTCTTGTCCACGCCGAAGTCGACACTGAGGTTGCGGACCTCGAGCACGGGCCCCCGGGACGCGTCGCGGTCCGCACCGGTGTCGCCGGGGCCGCCGATTACCTGGGTACTCATGAGGGGATCTCCTTCGTGACGGAGGCACCGTGTGGGCACGGGGCATCCTGGATTGCCGCGGGCGGCTGCGGTGCTGGGACTATTGAGCCATGGAGAGCTCGAGGGAAGTGGCAGGGGCCACCGTGTTCAAACCGCGCACCGGCATCTGGTTCACGGGCGTCGCCGTCCTCGTCGCTGCGGGCGGACTCGCGTCGGTCGTCGCGACCGAGGGCGCGGGCGGCCTGCTCGCAGGCTGGCCGCTCGTCGGCATCGCATACCTCGGCTGGTGGCTGTTCTGGTACCCGGCGGTCGTCCTCGGGGAGGACGGCGTGACCCTCCGCAACCCGTTGGCGACCGTCCGCGTGCCCTGGGCCGCGCTGATCGACGTGGACACCAAGTACGCCCTGAAGCTCGTGACGCCCACCGGTGCCTTCACCGCCTGGGCCGCGCCCGCTCCGGGAGTCTGGGGAACCCACGCGGGAAAGCCCGAGCACGTGACCGATCTGCCGTCCACGAGCTACGGCCCCGGTGGGTCCATCCGCCCGGGCGACCTCAAGAACACGGATTCCGGCTACGCGGCGTACCTCGTCCGCTCGCGCTGGCAGGACCTCGTGGAGAGCGGCGCGCTCGACATCGACCGCCCGGAGCGCGCCCGACGGTCCTGGAACCTTCCGCATCTCGCCGTGGCGGTGGTCCTGGTCGCAGCGGGCGCCGCGTCGCTGAACCTCGCGTCCTAGGAAGCTCCTCACGCGGGCTTCTCTGTGTCCTTGGCCCGGTTGGCGTTGAACTTCTTCTGCCGCGGGTCGAAGGCGTCGCGCAGGCCGTCGCCGATGAAGTTGATGCACAGGCAGATGAGCACGATGAACAGCCCGGGGAACCAGAACAGCCACGGACGCGTCTGGAACGCCTCCTGGTTCTGGCTGATGATCAGGCCCAGGGACACGTCGGGTGCCTTCACACCGAATCCGATGTAGCTCAGGGCCGTCTCGAGGAGGATGCCCGCGGACATGAGCAGCGTGGTGTTCACGATGATCACACCGACGGCGTTCGGCAGGATGTGCTTGAAGATGATGCGCGCGTTGGATGCACCGGCGATCTTCGCCGCATCGACGAACTCCCGCTCCCGCAGCGTGAGGAACTCACCGCGGACCAGGCGGGCGAGGCCCGTCCAGGCGATCAGCCCGAGGAAGATGCCGAGCAGCCACACCTGGGCGCCGCTGCCGACGAACCGGTTGACGGACTCACCCAGCGTCGCCGCGATCAGGACGAGGGGGATGATGATGATGATGTCGGTGAAGCGCATCAGCACCGCCTCGGTCCAGCCCCGGAAGTAGCCGGAGCACGCGCCGACCACGACGCCGACGAGGCACGCGAGTGCGCCGATGAGGAACATGATGATGATCGAGTTCTGCGCCCCGCGCATCGTCATCGCGAAATAGTCGCGACCGATGGAGTCCTGCCCGAACGGGTGCTCGCCCCAGCTGAAGGGTCCGGTGACGGTCGGGGCACCTCCGTTGAGCAGGGCCACGAATTCGGTGTGGTTGTACTTCCACCAGCCGGGGATCCCCGCGAATCCGACGGACGTGAACGCGAGGACGAAGATAATGGCGAACACGATGAGGCTGATGATCGCGGCCGTGTTGTCGAAGAACTTCTTACGGACGATCTGTCCCTGGGACAGGCCCTTCGCCTCGGCCTCCGGGCCGGGGTGGGTGGGACCGGTGATGGTCCCCGCTTCTCCGCCGGGCAGGTCGGAGGGAGTCTGAGTGCTCATGCTTTCACCCTTACACGAGGATCGAGGAACGAATACACGATGTCGGCCACCAGGTTGAAGACCAGCGCCAGGATGCCGGCCACGAGGAAGAAGCCCATGATCGGATCCGGATCGGTGCGCTGCAGCGCCTGCACGAAGAGCTGCCCCATCCCGGCGAAGGCGAACACCTGCTCCGTGATGATGGCGCCGCCGATCAGGGCGCCGATGTCGAAGGCGACGAGGGTCGCGAGCGGGATGAGCGCGTTGCGGAAGGCGTGGCGCATGACCACGGTCCGCTCGCTGAGGCCCTTCGCGCGCGCCGTGCGGATGTAGTCCATGTTCATGATCTCCAGCATGGAGGCGCGGGAGTACCGGCTGTAGCTCGCGAGCGAGGCGAGCAGCAGTGCGAGGGTGGGCAGGAGCAGATGCGTGAACGTGTCGAGGCCCGTGACCCAGAAGGTCCCCTCGAGCCCGGGCGTCTCGGCACCCACGGTGGCGATCGGCCTCCCCCGCACACGCGAATTGCTGACGTAGGACGGCCATGTGACCATGAAGCGGTCCACCACGATCAGCAGGCCCATGAGCAGGCCGGTGATGGCCGCCGCCCGCATGCTCTGACCGCGGTCGTACCCGCCCATGGCGTAGCCGACCGCCATACCGACGAGCACCGTGAGAATCGCGAGGACGACGATCATCCAGATCGTCGCGGCGTTGAGGATCGGATTGACGACGTAGTACGCCACCAGGCCGAGCGCGACCATGATGAGGGACGAGTACAGGGCCTTGCGGTTCCGCAGCCCAGCGGTCAGCAGCACGATGCCGAACGCGATACCGACGCCCGTGACGAGGATGACGATCGGCCCGAGCCCCGGGGAGGAGAACCAGTCGACGAGGTCCAGCACGAACAGGAGCACCGCGGCGACGACGGCGCCCAGGACGAAGGCGATCCCCTTGCGCTTCCACGACCTGCTGGCGAACAGCGCCCAGATGAGGCCGCTGGCGATGGCCACGACGAGGATCGTCGATCCCGGGATCTGGGGGTCGGCGAGGAAGTTGTTGAAGCCGATGGCGCCGAACTCCTTGAGGAGGACGGCGAGCCAGAAGATCGGCAGGGAGAAGAACAGGAAGGACATGAACGTGACGCCGTAGTCCAGTCCGCTGTACTGGCGCAGCGCGGTGATGATGCCCAGCGAGATACCGATGATGATGGCCAGCACGGTGGCCGTGGTGACGAGCGTGATGGTGTTGCCCATCGCACGTACGAGCGCCGTGGTCACTGCTTCACCCTGGATACTCGATCCGAGGTCACAGGTCGCCGCGAACGGGACGAGGCACTTCGCGGCTCCCGCAAGCCAACCGAAATAGCGCAGCGGTGCCGGCGTGTTGAGGTCGAGGAGTTCCGTCCGCGCCTGGATGAGCTGCTCCCGGTTCGGGGCGTTGCTGGCCCGCAGCTCCTCGAGTGGATCTCCGGAGAGCGCCGTGAGCTGGTAGACCACGAAGGACGCACCGAACAGGATGAGGACGGCCGTCACCAGACGCCGAACGATGTAGGTCACCATAGATTTCGAGCCTCGATATCGGATTCAGTGGGGCATTCCCGTGCTAACGCAGAAGTGTAGTGCAGGGCCCGTGACCGCCGGGACGTGGCGGTTCCCGCACCTTCGGGACGCTCTGTTCGGGTGCCGACCGGGCGGCACCCCTGCTGCGCCCTGCACAGAGAAAGGCGCCGGGACGGGCGAAGTGTCCCGCTCCCGGCGCCTTCTCCTGGGAATGTGCTTGGTCGAGCGAACTACTGGGCGATCTGCCAATCCCAGAGGTTCCACCAGATGCCGGTCTGGTTCGGCATGTACTCGATGCCGCTGACGTTGTCGCTGTACGCGTCCACGCCGGGCACCTGGAACAGGGGCAGCCCGTACTTCGAGTCCCAGATGAGCTTGTCGATCTGGACCTGGAGTTCGTCCTGCTTGTCCGGATCCGTGGTCACCACGAGCTCGTCCATCAGCTCGTCGGCCTCCGGGCTCGAGAACCCGTTGAAGTTGGAGCCTGCACCCGTCTTGAAGATCTGCGGCACGCCGGACACACCGACACCCGAGTTGATCCAGCCGAAGATGGTCGCATCGTACGTCCCGTTGCCGAGTGCCGCACTCCAGTCGGAGGCACCGAGGCCGCCGTCGATGACCTTGAAGCCGGCCTGCGAGGCGGACTCCGCGATCAGCGTGTAGGAGTTGAGGCGGTTCGGGTTGTCGCGGTTGTACATGATCCGCACCTCGGGAGTCGCACCGTCGAGCAGCTCCTTCGCGCCTTCGATGTCGACCTCGTCGTAGGCGTCGGAACCGTTGCTCGAGGCGGCCTCCTCGTAAGGCTCCTGGTCGGCGAGGAACAGCTGC encodes the following:
- a CDS encoding hypothetical protein (possible pseudo due to frameshift), which translates into the protein MSETTGNTAVRSDLRNVAIVAHVDHGKTTLVDAMLKQTNSFAAHGDVADRVMDSGDLEREKGITILAKNTTVFYDGPSAKGETITINVIDTPGHADFGGEVERGLSMVDGVVLLVDASEGPLPQTRFVLRKALAAKLPVVLLVNKTDRPDSRIEEVVSESMDLLLGLASDLADEVPDLDLDSILNVPVVYAAARAGAASLEQPADGTVPTNDNLEPLFQTIIEHIPAPRYNPEGVLQAHVTNLDASPFLGRLALLRIFNGTLRKGQQVAWARQNGELKTVKITELLATKALDRVPTDSAGPGEIVAVAGIEGHHHR
- a CDS encoding ABC transporter ATP-binding protein; the encoded protein is MSHSTSTATGASPSGMPQPLLELRDLAITFSTSNGDVPAVRNAHLTVMPGETVAIVGESGSGKSTTALAAIGLLPANGRVSNGSIIFDGEDITSASEKRIIELRGSSIGMVPQDPMSNLNPVWKIGFQVRETLKANGLPSGPQDVAKVLSEAGLPDAESRANQYPHEFSGGMRQRALIAIGLSCRPRLLIADEPTSALDVTVQRQILDHLDTMTEELGTAVLLITHDLGLAAERAHKVIVMYKGQVVEAGPALELLTNPRHPYTQKLVASAPSIASRRIASAKRAGIETEDLLAPAAAKSASPDTVIEVEDLTKVFKIRGSWGKSTDFTAVDKVSFSIARGTTTAVVGESGSGKSTVAKMVLGLEGATSGSIRFDGVDITTLGRKEMFDFRRRVQPIFQDPYGSLDPMYNIYRTIEEPLRVHGVGDAKSREKKVRELLDQVALPSAMMQRFPNELSGGQRQRVAIARALALDPEVVICDEAVSALDVLVQAQILNLLADLQSELGLSYLFITHDLAVVRQIADSVAVMEKGRLVEQGTTDEVFDNPKTAYTQALLAAIPGAGLVLPPEVA
- a CDS encoding ABC transporter permease, translated to MPEPTPTSLGTQGPAGAPTPVARTKKSAYPIEHFVADPDETPVRATDSAVSDVAPRSLWGEAWRSLRKQPLFLISAVLILAVVFVALFPGIFTNEPPNENCLLENSDGGPAPGHPLGFTVQGCDILSRVVYGTQSSLTVGLFATLGVVLIGGLIGALAGFFGGWVDAVLARVGDIFFALPLILGAIVVVQLPVFQQNRNVWTLVVILVAFGWPQIARITRAAVIEVRNADFVTAARSLGVSPLGSLVKHVIPNALAPVIVIATISLGTFIVAESTLSFLGIGLPPDVMSWGNDIFSAKPSLRSNPMAIFWPGLALSITVLSFIMLGDALRDALDPKARKR
- a CDS encoding ABC transporter permease, yielding MVWYIVRRFLQLIPVFLGATLLVYFLVFSLPGDATAAICGERGCTPAVVAGLREQYNLDQPFWIQYLLYLKGVLTFDLGTNFSGRPIATIIAEVFPTTAKLAVMALVIEAVFGIVFGLIAGLRKGKLFDSSVLVLSLIVIAVPIFVLGFLMQFLIGVKLQWTNPTVSGDATISELLLPAVVLGLVSFAYVLRLTRTSIIENVNADYVRTATAKGLSRRRVVVVHVLRNSLIPVVTFLGADLGALMGGAIVTEGIFNVNGVGNTLYRAVLNGDGPMVVSIVTFLILIFCLANLLVDLLYAWLDPRIRYA
- a CDS encoding ABC transporter substrate-binding protein, with protein sequence MRFTRTSRMLSVAAIAVLSLSACGGGSTESSTGGGTTDAVIVVDGSEPQNPLIPTSTNEVGGGAILDLIFAGLVSYDADGKPQNEMAESIETEDAQNYTITLKEGKTFTNGDPVTASSFVDAWNYGAAAKNAQLSSYFFESIEGYDEASAEGSTVETMSGLTVVDDRTFTVKLAQPESDWPLRLGYSAFFPLPAAALEDPAAFGENPIGNGPYKFASEGAWQHNQQIELVPNDEYEGPQAAQNAGVTFKIYQNDTTAYQDLISDNLDVLKTIPTSDIKNFKNDLGERSIESPYAGNQTIAIPYYLPNWDGEAGKLRRQALSMAINRDEITSVIFNNGRTPAKDFTAPVLDGYSEDLPGSENLEYDPEKAKQLWADAEEIAPYDESQPLTIGYNADKGDHKTWVEAVVNNIKNNLGIEVAGKPYATFKEARTEATEETLSGALRAGWQADYPSLYNFLGPIYATGAGSNDARYSNPEFDQQLTDGLAASSVEEGNEAMNTAQEQLLEDLPAIPLWYQVAQGGWSNNVDNVEFGWNGVPLYYAITGK